The following are from one region of the Balaenoptera acutorostrata chromosome 18, mBalAcu1.1, whole genome shotgun sequence genome:
- the STOML3 gene encoding stomatin-like protein 3 isoform X1, producing MIITFPISIWMCLKIIKEYERAVVLRLGRIQGDKAKGPGLILVLPCIDVFVKVDLRTVTCNIPPQEILTRDSVTTQVDGVVYYRIYSAVSAVANVNDVHQATFLLAQTTLRNVLGTQTLSQILAGREEIAHSIQTLLDDATKLWGIQVAQVEIKDVRIPGQLQRSMAAEAEATREARARVLAAEGEMNASEALKSASKVLAESPIALQLRYLQTLTTVATEKNSTIVFPLPMNVLEGVGGISYSNHKTVPNRT from the exons aTGATCATTACTTTCCCTATCTCCATATGGATGTGCTTGAAG ATCATTAAGGAGTATGAACGTGCTGTTGTATTGCGACTGGGACGCATCCAAGGTGACAAAGCCAAAGGGCCAG GTTTGATCCTGGTCCTGCCTTGCATAGACGTGTTTGTCAAAGTTGATCTCCGGACCGTTACGTGCAACATCCCTCCACAGGAG ATCCTCACCAGAGACTCTGTGACCACTCAAGTGGATGGAGTGGTCTATTACAGAATCTATAGTGCCGTCTCGGCAGTGGCTAACGTCAACGATGTCCACCAAGCCACATTTCTGCTGGCTCAGACCACTCTGAGAAATGTCTTAGGGACACAGACCTTGTCCCAAATCTTAGCTGGCCGGGAAGAGATTGCCCATAGCATCCAG ACTTTACTTGATGATGCCACCAAGCTGTGGGGGATCCAGGTGGCCCAAGTGGAAATCAAAGACGTCCGGATTCCCGGGCAGTTGCAGAGGTCCATGGCTGCTGAGGCCGAGGCCACCCGGGAAGCCAGGGCCAGG GTCCTTGCAGCAGAAGGAGAAATGAATGCTTCTGAAGCCCTGAAGTCAGCCTCCAAGGTGCTGGCTGAGTCCCCCATCGCCCTCCAGCTGCGTTACCTGCAGACCTTAACCACCGTGGCCACAGAGAAGAATTCCACCATTGTGTTTCCTCTGCCCATGAACGTACTAGAGGG
- the STOML3 gene encoding stomatin-like protein 3 isoform X2 has translation MDPGASSPEKQDKENLVGIKSKGLGVCGWILFSFSFLLMIITFPISIWMCLKIIKEYERAVVLRLGRIQGDKAKGPGLILVLPCIDVFVKVDLRTVTCNIPPQEILTRDSVTTQVDGVVYYRIYSAVSAVANVNDVHQATFLLAQTTLRNVLGTQTLSQILAGREEIAHSIQTLLDDATKLWGIQVAQVEIKDVRIPGQLQRSMAAEAEATREARARVLAAEGEMNASEALKSASKVLAESPIALQLRYLQTLTTVATEKNSTIVFPLPMNVLEGVGGISYSNHKTVPNRT, from the exons ATGGATCCTGGGGCATCctccccagagaaacaggataAAGAGAATTTAGTGG GCATCAAGAGTAAAGGGCTTGGTGTATGTGGCtggatcctgttttcattttctttcctgttgaTGATCATTACTTTCCCTATCTCCATATGGATGTGCTTGAAG ATCATTAAGGAGTATGAACGTGCTGTTGTATTGCGACTGGGACGCATCCAAGGTGACAAAGCCAAAGGGCCAG GTTTGATCCTGGTCCTGCCTTGCATAGACGTGTTTGTCAAAGTTGATCTCCGGACCGTTACGTGCAACATCCCTCCACAGGAG ATCCTCACCAGAGACTCTGTGACCACTCAAGTGGATGGAGTGGTCTATTACAGAATCTATAGTGCCGTCTCGGCAGTGGCTAACGTCAACGATGTCCACCAAGCCACATTTCTGCTGGCTCAGACCACTCTGAGAAATGTCTTAGGGACACAGACCTTGTCCCAAATCTTAGCTGGCCGGGAAGAGATTGCCCATAGCATCCAG ACTTTACTTGATGATGCCACCAAGCTGTGGGGGATCCAGGTGGCCCAAGTGGAAATCAAAGACGTCCGGATTCCCGGGCAGTTGCAGAGGTCCATGGCTGCTGAGGCCGAGGCCACCCGGGAAGCCAGGGCCAGG GTCCTTGCAGCAGAAGGAGAAATGAATGCTTCTGAAGCCCTGAAGTCAGCCTCCAAGGTGCTGGCTGAGTCCCCCATCGCCCTCCAGCTGCGTTACCTGCAGACCTTAACCACCGTGGCCACAGAGAAGAATTCCACCATTGTGTTTCCTCTGCCCATGAACGTACTAGAGGG